From the genome of Peptoniphilus sp. ING2-D1G:
TCCTACAAATTCTTCAAGTTTGAAGGGACCTGTTCCTATGAAGGTTTCAATACCCCACTTATCACCTGCAGCTTCGCAGGCATCCTTAGGATAAATCATGTTTTGTTCACAGGATAACACACTTAGGAAAGGTGCATAGGGCATTTCAAGCTCAATAGTGAAATTATAGTCGTCAATTACTGTAAATCCCGACAAAGTATCAGCTTTGCCTTCAAGCATGTCCTTAGCTCCCTTTATCATATCCACAAGCCAAGTATTCAAGTTTTGTGTTTCAGGATTGAAAATTCTGTTGAAAGTAAATTCTACATCCTTACTTGTAAGTTCTGTTCCGTCGTGAAATTTAATTCCCTTAGCCAATTTAAAATTGTAAATCTTTCCGTCTTCAGTAGTGGGCATCTCTTCCAACAGAAGAGGTTTTAATTCGTTATTTTCGTCATATTGCAAAAGAGGTTCACAAATATTTCGTGCAGGCAATATTACATCTGTCGTCGTATATTTATGTACATCAAGAGAATCCATATCCGGATATTGTGATGCATATTTTATGATTTTCGCTTCACCGCTATCTGCAGATTCTTGCGAATTTGTTCCTGTGCCACTTGTGTTTCCTCCTGTGTTTTCTGCTTTATTTCCTCCGCATGCCGTAAGTAAAAACATCAGTGCAAATAATAAAGTTAATTTCTTATATAAATTTTTCATTTTTTTCCTCCTTTAAAATAATTTTGGTGTAATTAGCTAAAGTGTTTTTCTAATTATAATCTTACCTCAAAATTTTGTCAAGATTCTATATGGAGAATTTAATTTTATATTATAGGATTTTCATTGATTTTTTTCAATTATTTTACCTATGCTTTTGCCGTTATTTCAATTCCAATTCCATTTTTATATGCTCTATGCCGTCTTCAAAGAAGGGAGATGAAATTTGTTTAAACCCAACTTTTTCATATAGAGTTCGTGCGTAGGTTTGTGCTTCAAGCTCTATGGATTCACCCTTTAAATCGTCCTTTGTAAATTCAATCGACCTTTGTAACAGTCTGCTTGCAAACCCCTTTCTTCTCTGCATGGAAATCACTCTTCCGATATGATATCTGTTTTTTATTTCAGCATCTTCAAACAATCTCAAATAAGCTTTGATTTCTCCATCATCTTTAAAGTAGATGTGGTATGCCTCTTCATCTATTTCGTCAATTTCTCGATAGGGGCATTGTTGTTCCACAACAAACACATCAACTCTCATTTTATAAAGCTCGTGCAGTTCAAATGCATTGAAATCTTTCATTTTTTTTATAAAAAGCTCCATATGATCTCCTTTATTCCTTTATTTTTATAAATAATATCATAAAGTCAAGCATATGGAGCTTAAATTTCCTTAATTTGTAAAATTACTTAAAGTTTCCGAAGGAAAAATATTTTAAATTTCATTTCCTCCCCTTAATATTGCGGCAATTTTAATAATTACCACATAGAGCACTCCTGCAATAGGCCAAACTATCCAGGTAAATCCCCAATTAGAAGTATAAAAACTCCATGCAAGATAAATTAAAGTTGCAATTATCCAATATAGTTCTGAAAGTGCTTCATTTTTTCTATTCTCAAATTTCTTTTCTTCTGTGTAATCTCCCTCTTCCAAAATTTTGTCATAACCGGAATTTATACCGATTGCGCTTACAAGCATAAAAGTTCCCATAGCAACCATAATCAGAAGCAAAACAACACATAAAATTTGAACTGTACTTGATAATCCCAAAGCTCCCGATATTATCAAGGGTAACGCACACAGTATATACAGAGCTACACTCGTGATTGTGGCTTTTTCATGATAGGGTCTGAATTTTTCTTTTTTTGCTTCGGCAATGCCCGCTATTCCGTATTCCAGTTCAAAATCTTCATCTTCAAAGTATTCGTACTGTTTCATTTTCATCGAAAATCTTATAAATATTGTCACAGCTGTTGTAATCATCAAAAATAATGCCACTAACCCGATGGTTTGAGCGATATTTACTCCTATATCTATTATTTTCTCCTCTGATAGATGATTGAGCAATATTAAAAGTGCCGGACTGAGTATACATAGAACAATTCCCATTGCAATAGCCTTTGCATGTTTTTCGTTAAATTCCATGAATGCATTTGCTTCTTCAAGAGTTACTCTTCTTAAGTTTTCATCCCTTGATGTCAAAGTGTATTCTTCATCCTTTGCCACTATGCCCACTTCATCCTTAAGCAAGTAATCGGTGCTTACTCCGAAAACTTCAGACATCAATATTATTCTTTCAATATCGGGAATTGACGTTCCGCTTTCCCATTTTGAAATAGATTGTCTGGATACATTTAATTTGTATGCCAAATCTTCCTGTGACCAACCATTTTCTTTTCTGTGTTTTAATATTTTTTCTGCTAATATCATAATTAACTCCTTTCATAACTCTATGACATTTCTTTCTTCTCGGGTCAATATTAGCAAAATCATAAGTTGCATTCTATAAAGCCGGCTTTAAAGTTTGTCAACCTTAGGTTGCAAATGTGATAATTTCAAGGACTTGTCTTTACATTGAGTTTTTTATAATGTTTTAGTTTTTCGGTAAATTTTTATACCGATACAATTATACTATAAATGCACCTTGAATTTTTAAAAGTGCTAAGTTTTACATATCTTTATAAATTTTTTTTAGAAAATTCACTTGTATATCACTACAAATAAAAAACTTCTTCCATTATGCTCGACACCGGGTGAGCGCCCGAAAACCTTTGTTTCGCAATAAAAAACTCCCCTTAAAATAGGATTGTATCCAAAGGGGTGTTTCAAAATCAAATCATCTTTATGTAATTTTACGCGAGCTTTTTAAAATCATAAATTTTTTTAAGTTCTTTTGCTATATTCTTCAAATCTCTTGTCAATGCCAATTCATATCCTTTTTCAGTGAGATTTGGAAGTTTACCTTCAATTATAAGCTCGATTTTATTTTTAAATTCTTCTAAGGCTTTCGCTTTATAGCTGTTCACTCCATTTTTCAGCCAATTTTCAAAAACGGGAATATCTCTTACCAAAATCGGTGTTTTTGAGGCTAAAGCTTCCAAAAGTACGATACCTTCCGTTTCTTCATGTGTTAAAAACAAAAATAAATCCGAGCCTGCATAGGCATCTCTCAACTCTTCTTTGTTCACATATCCGGGAAAATGAAGATTGGGAAGTTCTGTTTCAAGAGCAGCCTTTACCTCCTTTGTAACGATGGCGGGACTTGTGTATCCGAACCAATAAAATTCATATTGAGGAAGTTCCTTTGCCAGCTCAACAAATTCGATAATTCCCTTTCTTTCAATATAATGTCCTGCCGACATTACCACCTTCGCATCGGGAGATATTCCGTATTTTTCTCTAAATCTTCTTTTATTTTCTTTATCATGTTCATAAAATTCAACGTCTATTCCGTTGGATAGACTGATTATAGGTTTTTTGATGTTTTTATAGCTTTTCAAAAGCTTTTTTGAATATTCGGTGGGTGTGATTATCACATCTCCCGAATTGTAGCAAAGGCTTATCCA
Proteins encoded in this window:
- a CDS encoding putative N-acyltransferase (This domain catalyses N-acetyltransferase reactions; Family membership), yielding MELFIKKMKDFNAFELHELYKMRVDVFVVEQQCPYREIDEIDEEAYHIYFKDDGEIKAYLRLFEDAEIKNRYHIGRVISMQRRKGFASRLLQRSIEFTKDDLKGESIELEAQTYARTLYEKVGFKQISSPFFEDGIEHIKMELELK
- a CDS encoding putative helix-turn-helix protein (High confidence in function and specificity), producing the protein MILAEKILKHRKENGWSQEDLAYKLNVSRQSISKWESGTSIPDIERIILMSEVFGVSTDYLLKDEVGIVAKDEEYTLTSRDENLRRVTLEEANAFMEFNEKHAKAIAMGIVLCILSPALLILLNHLSEEKIIDIGVNIAQTIGLVALFLMITTAVTIFIRFSMKMKQYEYFEDEDFELEYGIAGIAEAKKEKFRPYHEKATITSVALYILCALPLIISGALGLSSTVQILCVVLLLIMVAMGTFMLVSAIGINSGYDKILEEGDYTEEKKFENRKNEALSELYWIIATLIYLAWSFYTSNWGFTWIVWPIAGVLYVVIIKIAAILRGGNEI
- a CDS encoding Glycosyl transferases (Members of this family transfer activated sugars to a variety of substrates, including glycogen, Fructose-6-phosphate and lipopolysaccharides. Members of this family transfer UDP, ADP, GDP or CMP linked sugars. The eukaryotic glycogen synthases may be distant members of this family; High confidence in function and specificity) — its product is MKVLLYTKNQKLIDKSGVGKAIEHQKKALDSLGIKYTTDSNDDFDIVQINTVFPESLYTSLKSKKRKIPVVYYAHSTEEDFKESFVGSNLLAPIFKAWISLCYNSGDVIITPTEYSKKLLKSYKNIKKPIISLSNGIDVEFYEHDKENKRRFREKYGISPDAKVVMSAGHYIERKGIIEFVELAKELPQYEFYWFGYTSPAIVTKEVKAALETELPNLHFPGYVNKEELRDAYAGSDLFLFLTHEETEGIVLLEALASKTPILVRDIPVFENWLKNGVNSYKAKALEEFKNKIELIIEGKLPNLTEKGYELALTRDLKNIAKELKKIYDFKKLA